One window of the Clupea harengus chromosome 20, Ch_v2.0.2, whole genome shotgun sequence genome contains the following:
- the zbtb33 gene encoding transcriptional regulator Kaiso: MSSLKLISATDTQFPASVLKSINEQRNNGLFCDVTIIVQDRKFKAHKIMLSASSTYFRQLFSVAGQVIELNFIKSEIFEEILNYIYSSKISRVRSDKLEDLISAGQILGVKFIANLGVPLSQVKGLPGLSKDVDGSGSSSEKNESGTKTMPIITESFSLSAEEFNMSSGSADKEADNDDVLFVSTSEPPKGSSNSKSSEIIDVDAEEGHSKKGGSEPSKEVDQDASKELEGKEKDPMTGKADGGKVSLQRKSPSQREPVSLSGPLMSPDSITSVPSSPGGSSSHSQPTTPVRTNSLTSELHSPSLPVDNNEVLGVQKKKVTTILEQSPDRQGKIQLSDVRVPVGAKNSPGVSIPQTVVPAKKTITLDKASEIDSLSTGCKVYANIGENTYDIVPVKEDPGEGDSRAGVGRKSTHGTGDASNLSPRGPGKKKAKMESEDHYELIMDGKTFYVCIVCKRPYVCLTSLRRHFNTHSWEKKYPCHYCDKVFALAEYRTKHEISHTGERRYQCLLCSETFMNYQLLSSHCKQTHNQDPSGRKEKDDNENNLYRLLPCKTLQFKPYSYVSENAGGIPVINEEGIVQHINPGRAHFANQALQPSGQSKILSWDDIFVEPDAHTRPGAHARPLVHPRPGANAESSSEFEFVIPETY, encoded by the coding sequence ATGTCGAGCTTAAAGCTGATTTCAGCAACTGATACCCAGTTTCCTGCATCAGTGCTGAAGTCGATCAATGAACAGAGAAATAATGGATTGTTCTGTGATGTCACTATCATTGTCCAGGATCGTAAATTTAAAGCACACAAGATAATGTTGTCAGCATCCAGTACTTACTTTCGACAGCTCTTCTCTGTTGCTGGACAGGTGATTGAGTTGAATTTTATCAAGTCAGAAATATTTGAGGAGATTTTAAATTATATCTACAGCTCCAAAATCAGTAGAGTCCGCTCTGACAAACTTGAGGATTTGATTTCAGCTGGCCAAATTTTGGGTGTAAAGTTCATTGCAAATTTAGGTGTGCCACTCTCTCAGGTAAAGGGCTTACCTGGCTTGTCAAAAGATGTCGACGGCAGTGGCTCTAGCTCAGAGAAGAATGAATCTGGCACAAAGACCATGCCCATTATCACAGAGTCATTTTCCCTTTCTGCAGAAGAATTCAATATGTCCAGTGGCAGTGCTGACAAAGAGGCAGACAATGATGATGTTCTGTTTGTTTCCACATCAGAGCCACCAAAGGGAAGTTCCAATAGCAAATCCTCTGAAATTATAGATGTAGATGCTGAGGAGGGACACTCTAAAAAAGGGGGGAGCGAGCCATCTAAGGAAGTAGATCAGGATGCCTCAAAAGAGTTGGAGGGAAAGGAGAAGGATCCCATGACTGGGAAGGCAGATGGAGGGAAAGTGTCTCTGCAGAGGAAAAGTCCCTCCCAGCGAGAGCCTGTGTCCCTCTCGGGGCCCCTGATGTCTCCAGACAGCATCACCAGTGTTCCCAGCTCTCCCGGAGGATCCTCCAGTCACAGCCAGCCCACCACACCAGTGCGCACAAACAGCCTCACGTCTGAGCTCCACAGCCCTTCCCTGCCTGTCGATAATAATGAAGTCCTTGGAGTTCAGAAGAAGAAGGTGACCACTATACTAGAGCAATCTCCAGACCGACAGGGCAAAATTCAACTGTCTGATGTGCGGGTGCCTGTTGGGGCCAAAAACAGCCCTGGCGTGAGCATCCCCCAAACTGTTGTTCCGGCCAAAAAGACAATAACGTTAGACAAAGCTTCAGAGATTGACTCGCTGTCTACAGGATGCAAGGTGTACGCCAACATTGGAGAGAACACCTATGACATCGTCCCAGTCAAAGAGGATCCTGGAGAAGGGGACTCAAGAGCCGGTGTTGGCAGGAAGTCCACTCATGGCACAGGAGACGCATCTAACCTCTCACCCCGTGGCCCcggaaaaaagaaagcaaagatgGAGTCTGAGGATCACTACGAGCTCATCATGGATGGCAAGaccttttatgtgtgtattgtcTGCAAGCGAccatatgtgtgtctgacaaGTCTCAGACGGCATTTTAATACCCATTCCTGGGAGAAGAAGTACCCATGCCATTATTGCGACAAAGTCTTTGCCTTGGCAGAGTACAGAACGAAGCATGAAATCAGCCACACTGGTGAGCGCAGGTACCAGTGTCTGCTGTGCAGCGAGACATTCATGAACTACCAGCTGCTCTCCTCCCACTGTAAACAGACCCACAACCAGGACCCATCCGgcaggaaagagaaagatgacaaTGAAAACAACTTGTACCGTCTCCTGCCCTGTAAGACTCTGCAGTTCAAGCCCTACTCTTACGTGTCTGAGAACGCAGGGGGCATTCCGGTCATCAACGAGGAAGGCATTGTTCAGCACATCAATCCTGGGAGGGCACACTTTGCCAACCAAGCACTTCAGCCCTCAGGCCAGAGTAAGATTCTGAGCTGGGATGACATCTTTGTGGAGCCAGATGCTCATACAAGACCTGGGGCACATGCCCGACCCTTAGTGCACCCGCGCCCTGGTGCCAACGCCGAGAGCTCATCAGAGTTTGAGTTTGTCATACCAGAGACGTACTGA